CGGGCAGGCAGGTATAAGTCCCACGATGGCTATTCGTCTTTCCATTGCGATGGCAATTTCGGTCCCGGGAACTCCGAGACCAAATGTTAGTTAGCGACCTTGTTGCCAGTGGCGTAACGAGAGGGGCAATTGTGGGCCAGGACTGGATGGTTGGCGCTCCACTACAATAAGGCCGACGAAGTGAGATCTTGCAGCCGACTAATCCTGCTCCTGCTTAATCGGTAGATCTGGCAGCTTGATCACTTGTCCCACCTTCACCCGATCTGGATTCAAGCCAGGATTAGCCTGAGCAATCGCTGTCCACTTTTTGGGATCCCCATAGAGTTTAGTAGCGATCTTGGCAAGAGTATCGCCGCGTCCAACCGTATAGGTGCCGGGCGAAGCAGTTGCTGGTTTTGCTGGTTCCATGGACGGAGCCACCGGTGCTGGCGGTGACGCTGTAGGAGCAGGAGGGGGTTCCGTTCCCTCGGCTGGCGGCGCGGTTACCTTCCCCGTTTCCTTGGTAACCTGGGGGGATTCCTAGCCTTCTTCTGGACTCAGAGATAGCCACACGGCACCGCCCGCAATCAGCGCGATCAATGCCGGTACCCCCCAAATCCAGGGGCGCCTGGACGCAGATCCTTCAGAAGGAACTGGTGGAGCAC
This sequence is a window from Pseudomonadota bacterium. Protein-coding genes within it:
- a CDS encoding LysM peptidoglycan-binding domain-containing protein, whose translation is MEPAKPATASPGTYTVGRGDTLAKIATKLYGDPKKWTAIAQANPGLNPDRVKVGQVIKLPDLPIKQEQD